In a single window of the Niabella ginsenosidivorans genome:
- a CDS encoding alpha-hydroxy acid oxidase — MSTNLLQYNTQYPSVADLKRKAKRRMPKFAFDYLEGGCNDELNVWRNEEDFKQIFLMPQYLKKHKGVDMRTELFGHTYDAPFGIAPVGLQGLMWPNAPEILAKAALRHNIPYILSTVSTSSIERIAEVSESRFWFQLYHPTENELRDDLLRRLEAVHCPVLVVLIDVPSFGLRYREIKAGLSMPPKNTISNFVQAAMHPVWGLETLRVGIPSFATLKPYMKKGMDMKQLGKFMNATFTGRVDADKVAAIRDKWKGKLVVKGVVSEQDADLCVKIGVDGIIVSNHGGRQIDAGESTIRPLKGLAEKYKDKYRVMIDSGLRSGPDIGRSLACGADFTFMGRPFMYGVGALGKAGGDHTIAMFKAQLKQVMEQLCCETIHDFPGTLIQ; from the coding sequence ATGAGCACAAACTTATTGCAATACAATACTCAATACCCTTCTGTAGCAGATCTGAAACGGAAAGCTAAGAGAAGGATGCCCAAATTTGCTTTTGATTACCTGGAAGGCGGATGTAATGATGAATTAAATGTATGGCGGAACGAGGAAGATTTTAAACAGATCTTCCTGATGCCCCAGTATCTTAAAAAGCATAAAGGCGTAGATATGCGCACCGAACTATTCGGCCATACCTATGATGCCCCGTTTGGTATAGCGCCCGTTGGCTTACAGGGATTGATGTGGCCCAATGCCCCGGAAATACTGGCAAAAGCGGCGCTGCGGCATAACATTCCGTATATTCTGAGCACGGTTTCTACCAGCAGCATCGAACGTATTGCTGAAGTTTCTGAAAGCCGGTTCTGGTTCCAGTTGTATCATCCTACAGAAAATGAATTAAGGGATGATCTCCTGCGCCGGCTGGAAGCAGTGCACTGTCCGGTATTGGTAGTATTAATAGACGTGCCGTCTTTTGGATTGCGCTATCGCGAAATAAAGGCAGGGCTTTCCATGCCGCCCAAAAACACCATCAGCAATTTTGTCCAGGCAGCAATGCATCCGGTATGGGGACTGGAGACTCTACGGGTGGGCATTCCTTCCTTTGCCACGCTAAAGCCCTACATGAAAAAAGGAATGGACATGAAGCAACTGGGAAAATTTATGAATGCTACATTTACAGGCAGGGTAGATGCGGATAAGGTGGCAGCTATAAGGGATAAATGGAAAGGGAAACTGGTGGTAAAAGGTGTGGTAAGTGAGCAGGATGCGGATCTGTGTGTAAAAATTGGTGTGGATGGTATCATTGTTTCCAACCACGGTGGCCGGCAGATCGATGCCGGGGAATCAACCATCCGTCCCTTAAAAGGACTGGCAGAAAAATATAAAGACAAATACAGGGTAATGATCGATAGTGGCCTCCGGTCAGGGCCGGATATTGGCCGGTCGCTGGCATGCGGCGCCGATTTTACATTTATGGGCCGCCCCTTTATGTATGGGGTTGGGGCATTGGGCAAGGCCGGTGGCGATCATACCATCGCCATGTTTAAAGCCCAGTTAAAGCAGGTGATGGAACAGCTTTGCTGCGAGACCATACATGATTTTCCCGGAACGCTGATTCAATAG
- a CDS encoding glycoside hydrolase family 140 protein — protein sequence MSRLFYILIFLLLVSGAAIGVNAQTLQPLRVSENRRFFQTAGGKPFFWLGDTGWLLFVRLSREEAIQYLETRKEQGFNVIQVMVLHDVKNTRNVYGDEAVESGDVSKPVTTTGADPSDAQAYDFWDHVDFVIREAAKRGLYMALVPVWGSNVKDGNVTPAQAAVFARFLATRYKGQPNIIWLNGGDIKGSDGAAVWNMIGSTIKKYDPGHLITFHPRGRYSSSEWFHQASWLDFNMFQSGHRSYAQDTSVDEKNHFGEDNWKYINADARLRPVKPTLDGEPSYENIPYGLHDSLQPRWNAADIRRYAYWSVFAGGAGFTYGDNAVMQFHTRGKKAGSFGVRENWQDELSAPGATQMQFLKKLMLAHDYFSRVPAQDLLAGNNGQRYHHLLATKGKGYAMVYTYTGEPFKVALSKLGFKPAKGSWFFPANGSTVPVTLAKTSGVIQFDPPAAKSAAEGTDRVLVLEE from the coding sequence ATGAGCAGACTATTTTACATCCTTATTTTTCTTTTGCTGGTATCGGGCGCTGCTATTGGTGTAAATGCGCAAACCCTGCAACCGCTAAGGGTCTCAGAAAACAGGCGTTTTTTTCAGACAGCCGGTGGCAAACCCTTTTTCTGGCTGGGCGATACGGGCTGGCTGCTGTTTGTACGGTTGAGCCGGGAAGAAGCCATACAATACCTCGAAACCCGGAAGGAGCAGGGCTTTAATGTGATACAGGTAATGGTATTGCATGATGTAAAAAATACCAGGAATGTTTACGGGGATGAAGCGGTTGAAAGCGGGGATGTCTCAAAACCGGTTACCACTACCGGGGCCGATCCTTCGGATGCACAGGCGTATGATTTTTGGGATCATGTGGATTTTGTGATCCGGGAGGCAGCAAAGCGGGGATTGTACATGGCGCTGGTACCGGTTTGGGGCAGCAATGTAAAAGACGGGAACGTAACACCGGCACAGGCTGCGGTGTTTGCCAGGTTTCTGGCAACGCGTTATAAAGGGCAGCCCAATATCATCTGGCTCAATGGCGGTGATATTAAAGGAAGTGATGGCGCAGCGGTTTGGAATATGATCGGGAGTACGATCAAAAAATACGATCCCGGCCACTTGATAACCTTTCATCCAAGAGGGCGCTATTCCTCATCAGAATGGTTCCACCAGGCCTCCTGGCTGGATTTTAATATGTTCCAGAGCGGTCACAGATCCTATGCGCAGGATACAAGTGTTGATGAAAAAAATCATTTTGGAGAAGATAACTGGAAATACATTAACGCCGATGCGCGGCTCCGGCCGGTAAAGCCAACATTAGACGGGGAACCTTCTTATGAAAATATTCCGTATGGGTTGCACGACAGCCTGCAACCACGATGGAATGCGGCGGATATACGGCGCTATGCCTATTGGAGCGTTTTTGCAGGAGGCGCCGGGTTTACTTATGGTGATAATGCCGTGATGCAGTTTCATACCAGGGGAAAAAAGGCGGGCAGTTTTGGAGTGCGCGAGAACTGGCAGGATGAGTTGTCGGCGCCGGGCGCCACGCAAATGCAGTTCCTTAAAAAGCTGATGCTGGCCCACGATTACTTCAGTCGGGTTCCTGCTCAGGATCTTCTTGCCGGTAACAATGGACAGCGGTATCATCACCTGCTGGCCACAAAGGGGAAGGGATATGCAATGGTGTATACATATACCGGGGAGCCTTTTAAAGTAGCTCTTTCAAAACTGGGTTTTAAGCCCGCAAAAGGAAGCTGGTTCTTCCCGGCGAACGGGAGCACTGTTCCTGTAACATTGGCAAAGACAAGTGGTGTAATACAGTTTGATCCGCCTGCTGCAAAGAGCGCTGCTGAAGGAACAGACCGGGTGCTGGTGCTGGAGGAGTAG
- a CDS encoding glycoside hydrolase family 43 protein, which yields MKRFIIILVTIIISSCSGRAYLFTSFHEPADAGLRLLYSYDGYHWTELDTTFLKPAVGQQKVMRDPSMVQGPEGTFHLVWTSSWRGDKGFGYAASKDLAHWSPQQFIPVMEQEPATVNVWAPELFYDDTDKKYLIVWASTIPGRFERGMEEEKNNHRLYMTTTKDFKTFTPAQLFLDPGFSVIDATIVKRKKGDYVLVLKDNTRNELDLKVVFSNNPAGPWQHSSPAFTEKYTEGPSVVKIKDQWLIYYDAYRKKTYEAMITKDFIHFENAGNKIAVPEGHKHGTIVPVKKKVVKQLLKQVKNRK from the coding sequence TTGAAAAGATTTATAATCATACTTGTTACGATCATCATCAGTTCCTGCTCCGGCAGGGCCTACCTGTTCACTTCCTTTCATGAACCGGCAGATGCCGGGCTGCGGCTGTTATACAGCTATGATGGTTATCACTGGACTGAACTGGATACCACTTTTCTGAAACCGGCTGTGGGACAGCAAAAAGTAATGCGGGACCCTTCCATGGTACAGGGCCCGGAGGGTACCTTTCACCTGGTATGGACCAGCAGCTGGCGGGGCGACAAAGGATTTGGCTATGCTGCCTCCAAAGACCTGGCGCACTGGAGCCCGCAGCAATTCATACCCGTAATGGAACAGGAGCCCGCTACGGTAAACGTATGGGCGCCGGAACTCTTTTATGATGATACAGACAAAAAGTACCTTATCGTCTGGGCAAGCACTATCCCCGGCCGCTTTGAGCGGGGGATGGAAGAAGAAAAAAATAATCACCGCCTGTATATGACCACTACAAAGGATTTTAAAACATTTACGCCTGCGCAATTGTTTCTGGATCCGGGGTTCAGTGTAATTGATGCCACGATCGTGAAAAGAAAAAAAGGAGATTATGTGCTGGTGCTAAAAGACAATACCCGTAACGAACTGGACCTGAAAGTGGTCTTCAGCAATAACCCGGCGGGTCCCTGGCAGCATAGTTCCCCGGCCTTTACGGAAAAATATACGGAAGGCCCTTCTGTTGTAAAGATCAAAGATCAATGGCTGATTTATTATGATGCATATCGCAAAAAAACATACGAAGCCATGATCACAAAAGATTTTATTCATTTTGAAAATGCAGGAAATAAAATTGCAGTACCGGAAGGCCATAAACACGGGACGATTGTTCCGGTGAAGAAGAAAGTGGTGAAACAATTGTTGAAACAGGTAAAAAACAGAAAATAA
- a CDS encoding sugar phosphate isomerase/epimerase family protein — protein sequence MKKIFLYILMIAVPFAGSAQKTQRYKIALIDLMLLKRQKPGALPLAKELNADGIEIDMGGLGNRETFDNKLAIDSVREKYLQTAKALNLEIPSLAMTGYYAQSFCSREHYKESIADCIATMKKMHVKTAFLPLGVQCDLKKYPEKRGAVVARLKEAGKMAQEAGVIIAIETALSAKEEVTLLKEIGSPAVKIYFNFSNPLKEGRDLYRELKTLGAKNIAMIHCTNKDSVWLQNDPQIDLYKVKRTLDQIKWSGWLVVERSRDAQRPRDVKYNYGANVAYLKKVFREQTK from the coding sequence ATGAAAAAAATATTCCTATACATCCTTATGATTGCAGTACCATTTGCCGGTAGTGCCCAGAAAACGCAGCGGTATAAGATCGCGCTGATAGACCTGATGCTGTTAAAGCGCCAGAAGCCGGGCGCATTGCCACTGGCAAAAGAACTGAACGCTGATGGTATTGAGATAGATATGGGCGGATTGGGCAACCGGGAAACTTTTGATAACAAACTGGCCATTGATTCCGTGCGTGAAAAATATCTTCAGACAGCTAAGGCGCTGAATCTGGAAATCCCTTCCCTGGCGATGACCGGTTATTATGCGCAATCGTTCTGTAGCAGGGAGCATTATAAAGAGTCGATAGCAGATTGCATTGCCACCATGAAAAAGATGCATGTAAAAACAGCCTTCCTTCCATTAGGTGTGCAATGCGATCTGAAAAAGTATCCGGAGAAGCGGGGCGCAGTGGTGGCCCGTTTAAAAGAAGCCGGTAAAATGGCACAGGAAGCAGGAGTGATCATTGCCATTGAAACAGCGCTTTCTGCAAAGGAAGAAGTAACGCTGCTAAAGGAGATCGGCTCACCTGCGGTAAAGATCTATTTCAACTTTTCCAACCCGTTGAAAGAAGGACGGGATCTGTACAGGGAATTAAAAACACTCGGAGCAAAAAACATTGCCATGATCCATTGTACCAATAAAGACAGTGTATGGTTACAGAACGATCCGCAAATAGACCTGTATAAGGTAAAAAGAACACTGGATCAGATAAAATGGAGCGGCTGGCTGGTGGTAGAGCGTTCCCGCGATGCACAACGCCCGCGGGACGTAAAATACAACTATGGCGCTAATGTAGCCTACCTGAAAAAAGTGTTCCGGGAACAAACGAAATGA
- a CDS encoding exo-alpha-sialidase, which produces MLLLYTGMANAQQDTVRYVGETLSNVDYHHGQLTPAVGVHNIQVFRANREHPEWAGGLNWTYNHQPMLVYWNNRFYLHFLSDPVGEHVPPGKTVLITSEDGYRWSAPVTLFPEYKLPDGFQKEGRTEVAHNSFAVMHQRIGFYVSKEKRLFALGFYGIALGPKDDPNDGRGVGRVIREIKRDGSFGPVYFLRYNHRFSEKNTHYPFYKSAKDKGLVAACEEILATPLLMQQMVEEADRNDPLIPLKKDYKAFNYYHLPDGRVAGLWKYALTSISSNEGKSWEYTPTRAPGFVNANAKIWGQRTSDGKYITVYNPSEFRWPLALSVSDDGLHYKNLLLVNGEITSLRYGGAYKSYGPQYVRGIQEMDGKTPDGNVWVGYSMNKEDIWVAKIPVPVKSGVTGNVADDFEAVKPDEALKNWNLYSPLWAPVGIERSGGKNVLSLADYDPFDFAKAERVVPEAAKMKIAFSITPQQTANGRLDIELQDAKNTACVRISFDSTGAILTKAGYRDRALAKYEAGKTYNFVIELDAGKRFYTVTINDAKPVNGIFFAPVHKVHHVTFRTGSVRRFPDADTPTDQDYDLPRAGEKDQKAIYQIGYFKAVHQ; this is translated from the coding sequence GTGTTACTTTTATATACCGGCATGGCAAATGCCCAGCAGGATACAGTGCGCTATGTAGGGGAAACCTTGTCAAATGTTGATTATCACCACGGGCAGCTGACACCGGCAGTGGGGGTGCACAATATACAGGTGTTCCGGGCCAACCGGGAGCACCCGGAATGGGCCGGGGGATTGAACTGGACCTATAACCACCAGCCCATGCTGGTGTACTGGAATAACCGGTTTTACCTGCATTTTTTAAGTGATCCGGTAGGTGAACATGTGCCACCCGGCAAAACAGTTCTCATTACTTCAGAAGACGGGTACCGGTGGTCGGCGCCGGTAACGCTTTTTCCTGAATATAAATTGCCGGATGGCTTTCAGAAAGAAGGGCGGACAGAAGTGGCGCACAACAGCTTTGCGGTCATGCACCAGCGGATCGGCTTTTATGTATCAAAAGAAAAAAGATTATTTGCGCTGGGTTTCTATGGTATTGCGCTGGGACCAAAGGATGATCCGAATGATGGCAGGGGCGTAGGCCGGGTGATCCGTGAAATAAAGCGGGACGGCAGCTTCGGGCCTGTTTATTTTCTGAGGTACAATCATCGCTTCAGCGAAAAGAACACTCATTACCCGTTTTATAAAAGCGCAAAAGATAAAGGCCTGGTAGCCGCTTGCGAAGAAATCCTGGCAACCCCTTTGCTGATGCAGCAAATGGTGGAAGAAGCAGATCGTAATGATCCGTTGATCCCGCTTAAAAAAGACTATAAGGCATTTAACTATTATCATTTGCCGGATGGGCGCGTGGCAGGGCTTTGGAAATATGCGCTCACCAGTATCAGCAGCAATGAAGGCAAAAGCTGGGAATATACGCCCACCCGGGCACCGGGCTTTGTAAATGCCAATGCAAAAATATGGGGACAAAGAACTTCTGATGGGAAGTACATTACCGTGTACAATCCTTCTGAATTCCGATGGCCTTTGGCCCTGTCGGTGAGCGATGACGGGCTGCACTATAAAAACCTGCTGCTGGTAAACGGTGAAATTACATCGCTCCGGTATGGAGGTGCCTACAAAAGCTATGGACCGCAGTATGTAAGGGGCATACAGGAAATGGATGGCAAAACTCCGGATGGCAATGTATGGGTGGGCTACAGCATGAATAAAGAAGATATCTGGGTGGCAAAGATTCCGGTTCCGGTAAAAAGTGGAGTAACGGGTAATGTGGCGGATGATTTTGAGGCAGTAAAACCTGATGAGGCGCTGAAGAACTGGAACCTCTACAGTCCGCTGTGGGCGCCTGTTGGCATTGAAAGGTCCGGAGGTAAAAATGTATTGTCCCTGGCGGATTATGATCCGTTCGATTTTGCCAAGGCTGAACGGGTGGTTCCGGAAGCTGCTAAAATGAAAATAGCTTTTAGTATAACGCCGCAGCAAACAGCAAACGGGCGGCTGGATATTGAGCTGCAGGATGCAAAAAATACGGCCTGTGTGCGCATCTCTTTTGACTCCACGGGTGCGATCCTTACAAAAGCAGGTTACAGGGATCGTGCGCTTGCAAAGTACGAGGCGGGCAAAACATACAATTTTGTAATAGAGCTGGATGCAGGGAAACGATTCTATACGGTAACAATCAATGATGCTAAACCGGTAAATGGTATTTTCTTTGCTCCGGTGCATAAAGTGCATCATGTTACCTTCAGAACAGGATCGGTACGCCGGTTTCCTGATGCGGACACGCCTACAGACCAGGATTATGATCTGCCGCGTGCAGGGGAAAAAGATCAGAAAGCCATTTATCAGATCGGGTATTTTAAAGCAGTACATCAATAA
- a CDS encoding dihydrodipicolinate synthase family protein codes for MKAIAGKFVPVMITPFDLKARIDYDAVTELLAFYLEAGVEGFFANCLSSEMFSITEEERLELTRHVVQCVNGRVPVVATGSFGLTVEDKALFTKKIYDTGADAVIMISGHFAKVEEDDAILLRNFEKLFALTGTIPLGIYECPAPYKRILSADIFKQLVQSSRLIYHKDTSITHENVKAKLEVLKTVSSSLEFYDAHTPNALFSLQQGAAGMSSISGNFYPEVLVWMVKNANNPGQQETVKWLQEELTDVDPMIHHAYPMSAKYFLGKRGLPVRTISRAYALQLTPDQKKELDLLYSRFLGWCQRLGIQPVKL; via the coding sequence ATGAAAGCGATTGCCGGAAAGTTTGTACCTGTAATGATCACGCCCTTTGATCTGAAAGCGCGCATTGATTACGATGCGGTAACCGAGCTGCTGGCGTTTTACCTGGAAGCAGGTGTGGAAGGCTTCTTTGCCAACTGCCTCAGCAGCGAAATGTTCAGCATTACAGAAGAAGAGCGGCTGGAGCTGACCCGCCACGTGGTTCAGTGCGTAAATGGCAGGGTACCTGTAGTAGCCACCGGTTCCTTTGGTCTGACGGTAGAAGACAAAGCGCTGTTTACAAAGAAGATTTATGATACCGGAGCAGATGCGGTCATTATGATCAGCGGGCACTTTGCAAAAGTGGAGGAAGATGATGCAATACTGCTGCGTAATTTTGAAAAGCTGTTCGCACTTACAGGAACTATTCCTTTAGGCATTTATGAATGCCCCGCCCCTTACAAACGCATATTGAGCGCAGATATTTTTAAACAGCTTGTACAGTCCAGCCGGTTAATATATCATAAGGACACTTCTATTACGCATGAAAATGTGAAAGCCAAGCTGGAAGTGTTAAAAACGGTAAGCAGTTCCCTGGAGTTTTATGATGCGCATACGCCCAATGCCTTGTTCAGCCTGCAGCAGGGCGCTGCAGGCATGTCGTCCATATCCGGTAATTTTTATCCGGAAGTGCTGGTATGGATGGTAAAGAATGCAAATAACCCGGGGCAGCAGGAAACCGTAAAATGGTTGCAGGAGGAGCTGACAGATGTAGATCCAATGATCCACCACGCTTACCCCATGAGCGCTAAATACTTTCTGGGAAAGCGCGGATTGCCGGTGCGTACCATCAGCCGGGCTTACGCGCTGCAATTGACACCGGATCAAAAGAAGGAACTGGATTTGCTTTACAGCCGGTTTTTAGGCTGGTGCCAACGGTTAGGAATTCAGCCTGTGAAATTGTAA
- a CDS encoding MGH1-like glycoside hydrolase domain-containing protein produces MITAVTLQAQVLQPGAFKHYVDHFNTMEQETIVQAIPNSESWNWMQKNIPLFNCPDKNFEELYYYRWWTLRKHIKKTPNGFAFTEFLIQRSYADKYNLISSALGHHIYESRWLHDQQYLNEDLLTWYRGNEGKPLKKLRFYSGWNSDAIYNRYLVNGDTAFVRNLLPDLLADYQAWEAEKRYPGGLFWQYDVRDAMEETISGGRKEKNPRPSVNGYLYGNAKAISAIASLAGNTALQQLYQAKADTLKMLVQQDLWNNKAQFFEVRKQPVDTLANVMEEIGFIPWYFNMPDEQYSNAWSRLMNPAHFNAPAGITTADRSHPAFRTHGCCKCEWDGAVWPFATSQTLTAMANLLNNYKQHFVSRNDYFLQLEKYMRSQHKDGKPYIGEYMDEKTGKWLTADERGRYYNHSTFNDLVITGLVGLRPRADDRIEVNPLLPAGTWDWFALDQVLYHGKIITIIWDRTGKKYHKGKGLSVWADGKLVQRSKKLRGIIGTL; encoded by the coding sequence ATGATCACAGCGGTCACGCTACAGGCACAGGTACTGCAACCAGGCGCCTTTAAGCATTATGTGGATCATTTTAATACCATGGAGCAGGAAACCATTGTGCAGGCTATTCCCAATTCGGAATCCTGGAACTGGATGCAAAAGAATATTCCCCTGTTTAACTGCCCGGATAAAAATTTTGAAGAGCTTTATTATTACCGCTGGTGGACACTGCGTAAGCATATTAAGAAAACACCGAATGGTTTTGCATTTACGGAATTTTTGATACAGCGGTCTTACGCAGACAAATACAACCTCATCAGCAGCGCCCTGGGGCATCATATTTATGAGAGCCGCTGGCTGCATGACCAGCAATATTTGAATGAAGACCTGCTGACCTGGTACAGGGGCAATGAAGGCAAGCCGCTGAAAAAGCTGCGGTTTTACAGTGGCTGGAACAGTGATGCCATTTATAACCGCTACCTTGTGAACGGCGATACGGCATTTGTCAGGAATTTATTACCGGATCTGCTTGCCGACTACCAGGCATGGGAAGCGGAGAAAAGGTACCCCGGTGGCCTCTTCTGGCAGTATGATGTGCGGGATGCCATGGAGGAAACCATAAGCGGCGGGCGTAAGGAAAAGAATCCCCGCCCCTCTGTGAACGGGTACCTGTATGGGAATGCAAAAGCTATATCCGCTATAGCATCGTTGGCAGGCAATACAGCTTTGCAGCAGTTGTACCAGGCTAAGGCCGATACCTTAAAGATGCTGGTACAACAGGATCTGTGGAATAATAAAGCGCAATTTTTTGAAGTGCGGAAACAGCCTGTAGATACATTGGCCAACGTAATGGAAGAGATCGGGTTTATTCCCTGGTATTTTAATATGCCTGATGAACAGTACAGCAACGCCTGGAGCAGGTTGATGAATCCCGCACATTTTAATGCTCCTGCGGGCATTACCACTGCGGATCGCAGTCATCCGGCATTCCGTACACATGGCTGTTGCAAGTGTGAATGGGATGGAGCTGTATGGCCTTTTGCTACTTCGCAAACATTAACCGCTATGGCCAATTTGCTGAACAACTATAAACAGCACTTTGTTTCCAGGAACGATTATTTTCTGCAGCTTGAAAAATACATGAGGTCACAGCATAAAGATGGCAAACCCTATATCGGCGAATATATGGATGAAAAGACAGGCAAATGGCTTACAGCCGATGAGCGTGGCCGCTATTACAACCACTCCACGTTTAACGATCTTGTGATTACCGGGCTGGTGGGTCTGCGTCCCAGGGCAGATGACCGGATCGAGGTGAACCCTTTGCTGCCTGCAGGTACGTGGGATTGGTTTGCGCTGGATCAGGTACTGTATCATGGAAAAATAATCACGATCATCTGGGACAGGACCGGCAAAAAATATCACAAAGGCAAAGGATTGTCTGTATGGGCAGATGGTAAATTGGTACAGCGGTCAAAAAAACTCCGGGGAATTATCGGAACGTTATAG
- a CDS encoding alpha/beta hydrolase family protein, with the protein MLYLRRTLVLWGTLFSFFAGAQENTDNRYAEPLVQVIRNIETRYGVAVRYPDSLVKDKVLNYARWRFRPDVEETLSNVLAPFDLKAKKEGNKKYKISNYEYYRWAVEDGWAELDRIAAQYKNVTEWEARKKELKQCLLAKLQLSKLPSWPDSKPIITPLRKYNGYTVENIALEILPGVWINGSLYKPAKHKGRVPVILNPDGHWPQQRYRPDCQLRCAAFAKMGAMAFSYDLFAWGESLLQFKPEDHRRSLAMTIQALGAIRILDYLLALKDADTARVGITGGSGGGSHTVLMTAIDDRIKVSAPVVAVSSYFYGGCPCESGMDIHSCAGGTDNVEIAAMAAPRPQLLVSDGGDWTDKMPEHDFPYLQKMYSWYGKRTQVQNVHLPAETHDFGISKRIAVYHFMAQYLGLNIKAIEDKQGHIDESGITVEEEKKLYVFGDHGEQLPARAVKGFDNLQKVFEAAVK; encoded by the coding sequence ATGCTTTACTTGCGTCGCACTCTTGTACTTTGGGGAACCCTGTTCAGCTTTTTTGCCGGTGCGCAGGAAAATACAGACAATCGTTATGCGGAGCCATTGGTGCAGGTGATCAGAAATATAGAAACACGCTATGGGGTTGCTGTCCGCTACCCGGATTCTTTGGTAAAAGATAAAGTGCTCAACTATGCCCGCTGGCGCTTTCGCCCGGATGTGGAGGAAACGCTCAGCAACGTACTGGCTCCTTTTGATTTGAAAGCAAAAAAAGAAGGGAATAAAAAATATAAGATCAGCAATTATGAATACTACCGCTGGGCAGTGGAAGATGGCTGGGCAGAGCTGGATCGTATTGCGGCACAATATAAAAATGTAACAGAGTGGGAGGCGCGTAAAAAAGAGCTGAAACAATGTTTACTAGCGAAATTACAATTATCAAAATTACCTAGCTGGCCGGATAGTAAACCCATCATCACTCCATTAAGGAAATACAATGGCTACACCGTAGAAAATATTGCTTTGGAAATCTTACCCGGGGTGTGGATCAATGGTTCGCTGTATAAGCCGGCTAAGCACAAAGGCAGGGTTCCGGTGATCCTGAACCCGGATGGCCACTGGCCGCAGCAGCGGTACCGCCCGGATTGCCAGCTTCGTTGTGCTGCTTTTGCAAAGATGGGTGCCATGGCCTTTAGTTATGATCTTTTTGCCTGGGGTGAATCGTTGCTGCAGTTCAAACCGGAAGACCATCGCCGCAGCCTGGCCATGACCATACAGGCGCTGGGTGCTATCCGCATCCTGGATTACCTGTTAGCGTTAAAAGATGCGGATACCGCAAGGGTGGGCATTACCGGCGGTTCCGGGGGTGGCAGCCATACAGTGCTGATGACAGCCATTGACGACCGCATTAAAGTATCTGCCCCGGTGGTTGCAGTTTCTTCTTATTTCTATGGTGGCTGTCCCTGTGAAAGCGGTATGGACATCCATAGCTGCGCCGGCGGAACGGATAATGTGGAGATTGCCGCAATGGCGGCACCGCGCCCGCAATTGTTGGTCAGTGATGGAGGCGACTGGACGGATAAAATGCCGGAGCATGATTTTCCTTACCTGCAAAAAATGTACAGTTGGTACGGAAAAAGGACGCAGGTGCAAAATGTGCATTTGCCGGCTGAAACACATGATTTCGGGATCAGTAAAAGAATCGCTGTGTACCATTTTATGGCGCAATACCTGGGATTGAATATAAAAGCCATCGAAGATAAACAGGGGCATATTGATGAATCGGGGATCACGGTTGAGGAAGAAAAAAAATTATATGTATTCGGAGATCACGGAGAGCAACTGCCGGCACGCGCGGTAAAAGGTTTTGACAATCTGCAAAAGGTTTTTGAGGCGGCTGTAAAGTAA